One part of the Bicyclus anynana chromosome 8, ilBicAnyn1.1, whole genome shotgun sequence genome encodes these proteins:
- the LOC128198292 gene encoding uncharacterized protein LOC128198292 — protein MEDELSRKNVARGYAKRTITRLYQYLEAEEANLLKNHVEELMVRRDRLEKTFNEYEDLCKDILHLNPKDEECVDVVEEKFYKMVTMLNKAIAQRGFAPASSTNSVAQPSVAAKTHLPPVDIQQFNDSFTTRAYQMDRSSDNKPSLEEFLQYLEKRALALENAEQGHTAGNSRVAALATQGSSCSYCKSKEHKLFKCKKFYLLTAQERILFIEKNKLCITCLGTHKGKCRFHFRCSDCKGCHNSLVCNSPALAPPVTLTGNIDNNVLLPTARVKVFSKNGREYRIKALLDSGSQVSLVTSKVIKILGLTPTPNNTNIIGISNTKNNTKYCIPLEVHSMHIPFKKIINCHVVENITCKLPQSNIDISKIHIPNNITLADEQFNVPSEIHILIGADVFFQTLLPSNQSVVVVPMNLSSPAASDPHGSQQVLPTASCHTTSQGSPGFELHIFPTLFGHIIGGGLPVDLSKPSCHKVALKCELDIQKTISQFWSYEKVPELFHEKTSEQELCEQIFQSSVKLENNHFQVALPLKLPLEDINGILGESFHLALKRFLNLEKKLHSNPNLFMQYQRFIHEYLSLNHGHYMDIELYDINKQATYYLPHHAVINENSSTTRLRCVFDASMKTDNKVSLNSLQLNGPVVQKDLFDILMLFRFGKYTFTTDIKHMFRNIKIDPQFTSLQNILWRDNPSESIKCIRLDTVTYGLNSSSYLATRCLKELAIRYENLYPLASNIINNHTYVDDILYTDHDFNSVITARNQLREILSLGGFHTHKWASNNKSILSDIPQTEQQHFCSLDLQKENFDMKALGLRINVIDDNFIISSPEPFNPKERTKRSILSYIGRFYDPMGFASPIIVTAKVIMQKLWLQNIDWNSTPPLNIQEEWLQFTADLLAMEPIKLSRNIDISENYTAELVGFADASSSTAYGCCVYLRVNKLGNSNAYLLCSKSRINPIQKKGMTVPRLELNAALLLSKLMAKTYDSLKLKVKIKDVYLFSDSKIVLAWIDTELMQLQAYIANRVSVIRQATGAWSWLYVNTKENPADLISRGLKPGELNQCQLWWNGPQFLRNKIRRQLLNS, from the exons ATGGAGGACGAATTATCAAGGAAGAATGTAGCACGCGGTTACGCAAAGCGCACAATCACGCGGCTTTATCAGTATTTAGAAGCAGAAGAGGCAAATCTACTAAAGAACCACGTGGAGGAACTCATGGTTCGACGCGACCGACTGGAAAAAACCTTTAATGAATACGAAGACTTGTGCAAAGACATTTTACATTTGAATCCCAAAGATGAGGAGTGCGTGGACGTCGTcgaagaaaagttttacaaaatggTAACGATGTTAAACAAGGCGATTGCGCAACGTGGGTTTGCACCCGCGTCTTCAACCAATTCAGTTGCTCAACCGAGTGTAGCGGCAAAAACTCATTTACCTCCCGTGGACATCCAACAGTTTAACG ATAGCTTTACAACAAGAGCCTACCAAATGGATAGAAGCTCTGATAACAAGCCGAGCCTGGAAGAGTTTCTCCAGTACCTTGAGAAACGGGCCTTGGCTTTAGAAAATGCTGAGCAAGGTCACACTGCGGGTAACTCACGGGTAGCAGCTCTCGCCACGCAGGGATCGTCATGCAGTTACTGTAAGTCCAAGGAAcataaactttttaaatgtaaaaaattctATTTATTGACAGCACAGGAAAGAATATTATTCATAGAAAAGAATAAACTTTGTATTACATGTTTAGGTACACATAAGGGCAAATGTAGGTTTCACTTCCGATGTTCAGACTGCAAGGGCTGTCACAACAGCTTAGTCTGCAATTCTCCCGCCCTGGCACCTCCTGTTACTTTGACAGGCAACATTGATAATAATGTACTCCTGCCCACAGCAAGAGTAAAGGTGTTCAGCAAGAATGGCCGAGAGTACCGCATCAAGGCTTTACTAGATAGCGGTTCACAGGTATCGTTAGTGACCTCAAaggtcataaaaatattaggtttGACTCCCACACCCaataacacaaatattattggcatatctaacactaaaaataatacaaagtacTGCATCCCATTAGAGGTGCATTCTATGCACATTCCgttcaaaaaaatcatcaacTGTCATGTAGTAGAAAATATAACTTGTAAACTTCCCCAGAGTAACATTGATATTTCCAAAATTCACATaccaaataatataactttagcCGATGAACAGTTCAATGTACCAAGTGAAATACATATACTCATTGGTGCGGATGTGTTTTTCCAGACCCTGTTGCCGAGCAATCAGAGCGTGGTGGTGGTGCCAATGAACCTCAGCTCACCAGCTGCAAGTGATCCTCACGGGTCACAACAGGTTCTCCCTACTGCTTCGTGTCACACTACATCACAAGGGTCTCCAGGGTTTGAATTACACATATTTCCAACACTATTTGGTCACATAATAGGAGGAGGTTTGCCAGTCGATTTATCCAAACCATCTTGTCACAAAGTAGCATTAAAATGTGAGCTAGatatacaaaaaacaatttctcAGTTTTGGTCTTATGAAAAGGTCCCAGAATTATTCCATGAAAAAACTTCTGAACAGGAGCTGTGTGAACAAATATTTCAAAGCTCTgtcaaattagaaaataatcaCTTTCAAGTTGCCTTACCATTGAAATTACCTTTAGAAGATATTAATGGTATATTAGGCGAATCCTTTCACCTTGCtttaaagagatttttaaatttagaaaagaaATTGCATTCAAATCCAAATCTATTCATGCAATATCAAAGATTTATCCATGAATACTTATCACTTAACCATGGTCATTATATGGACATTGAACTGTATGACATAAACAAACAAGCAACTTACTATTTACCCCATCATGcagtaataaatgaaaattcaagtaCAACCCGACTTCGGTGTGTATTTGATGCTTCAATGAAAACTGACAATAAGGTCAGCTTAAACAGTTTACAACTCAATGGACCGGTAGTGCAAAAAGATCTTTTTGATATACTCATGCTATTCAGATTTGGCAAATATACATTCACAACGGACATAAAACATATGTTCcgcaatataaaaattgatcccCAATTCACTTCTCTACAAAACATACTTTGGAGAGACAATCCAAGTGAATCAATTAAATGTATTAGATTAGACACAGTAACATACGGTTTAAATAGCTCTAGTTACTTGGCAACACGTTGTTTAAAGGAGCTAGCAATTAGGTACGAAAATTTGTATCCTCTAGCTtccaacataattaataatcatacaTATGTTGACGATATTCTTTACACAGATCATGATTTCAACTCAGTTATAACTGCAAGGAATCAACTACGCGAAATACTCAGTTTAGGTGGATTTCATACACACAAGTGGGCCTCAAATAATAAAAGCATACTGTCAGATATACCACAGACCGAGCAACAACATTTTTGTAGTTTAGATTTGcaaaaagaaaatttcgacATGAAAGCTTTAGGGCTGCGCATTAATGTTATAGatgataactttataatatcatcCCCTGAACCGTTTAACCCTAAAGAAAGAACAAAAAGAAGTATATTAAGTTACATAGGTAGGTTCTACGACCCTATGGGGTTTGCAAGTCCTATTATAGTAACAGCAAAGGTCATCATGCAAAAATTATGGCTACAAAATATTGATTGGAATTCCACACCCCCTCTTAACATTCAAGAAGAGTGGCTACAGTTTACAGCTGATCTATTAGCAATGGAGCCAATTAAATTAAGTAGAAATATAGATATTTCAGAAAATTACACTGCAGAGCTGGTGGGATTTGCTGATGCTTCGAGTTCCACGGCCTACGGTTGCTGTGTATACCTGCGAGTCAACAAATTAGGTAACTCAAATGCTTACTTGCTCTGTTCGAAATCTAGAATAAATCCTATTCAAAAGAAGGGCATGACAGTGCCAAGGCTTGAATTGAATGCTGCACTCTTGTTATCTAAGTTAATGGCAAAAACATATGATTCACTTAagcttaaagttaaaataaaggaTGTATATCTATTCAGTGATTCAAAGATTGTTCTTGCATGGATTGACACTGAATTGATGCAGCTTCAAGCTTATATAGCGAACAGAGTGAGTGTCATTCGTCAGGCTACAGGTGCATGGTCATGGCTTTATGTCAACACCAAAGAAAATCCTGCCGACCTCATCAGCAGAGGGCTAAAGCCAGGCGAGCTGAACCAGTGCCAGTTATGGTGGAACGGGCCACAGTTTCTACGTAACA AAATAAGGCGACAGCTGCTCAACAGCTAA